The proteins below are encoded in one region of Coffea eugenioides isolate CCC68of unplaced genomic scaffold, Ceug_1.0 ScVebR1_1332;HRSCAF=2164, whole genome shotgun sequence:
- the LOC113755239 gene encoding uncharacterized protein LOC113755239, translating to MGPLVRFLCQGELPEDRAESRKLQRKAARYVLWDNLLYKRSYLGPWFRCITPEEGQRVIQDIHEGLCGAHVGYRMLVKKALLLGYFWPTMRVDAQIMVFSCPACQHHAPEHHQPTNLMILITSPWSFEQWGTDIIGPFLRAPGNFAYAVVAVDYFTKWVEAEPLRSITGLAVQKFFWKSVVCRFGLPRVVISDNGRQFTDNPFKAWTTPRSATQETPFSLTYGSETVVPAEFITPNPRMPAYAAEVNEEERRVDLDLVEEKRDMAAGKVALYKNILTGNFNARVKHLRFSPGDLVLRKNSVSRAEPQGKLSPKWEGPYRVVESSQNGYCKLAYQDGSRVPRTWHAENLRLYYP from the exons ATGGGACCGCTAGTTCGATTTCTCTGCCAGGGTGAACTTCCCGAAGACCGAGCTGAGTCCAGAAAACTGCAACGTAAAGCAGCTCGATACGTTCTCTGGGACAATCTCCTGTACAAGAGGTCATACCTCGGCCCGTGGTTCCGGTGTATCACACCAGAAGAGGGCCAAAGGGTCATTCAGGATATACACGAGGGACTCTGTGGTGCTCACGTCGGCTACAGGATGCTCGTCAAAAAAGCTCTGTTGCTAGGATATTTCTGGCCCACCATGAGGGTAGATGCCCAGATCATGGTCTTTAGCTGTCCTGCTTGCCAGCACCACGCCCCTGAGCACCATCAGCCGACGAACCTCATGATTCTCATCACCTCGCCATGGTCATTCGAACAATGGGGGACTGATATAATCGGGCCATTCCTCAGAGCCCCAGGCAATTTTGCATACGCGGTGGTGGCAGTAGATTACTTCACCAAATGGGTCGAGGCCGAGCCTTTGAGAAGTATCACCGGATTAGCGGTTCAAAAGTTCTTCTGGAAGAGCGTAGTTTGCCGCTTCGGTCTACCCCGGGTGGTCATCTCGGATAATGGAAGACAGTTTACTGATAACCCCTTCAAGGCATG GACCACCCCAAGGTCGGCAACACAAGAGACCCCGTTCTCTTTAACGTATGGGTCCGAAACTGTGGTCCCAGCCGAGTTCATCACGCCGAACCCACGAATGCCCGCATACGCTGCCGAAGTTAATGAAGAAGAGCGGCGAGTTGATCTCGACCTCGTCGAAGAGAAGCGTGATATGGCAGCCGGCAAAGTTGCCctttataaaaatatcttaacTGGCAACTTCAACGCTCGGGTCAAACACCTACGGTTCAGTCCGGGAGACCTAGTGCTCCGGAAGAATTCGGTCAGCCGAGCTGAACCACAAGGAAAACTTAGCCCTAAGTGGGAGGGACCCTACCGGGTTGTTGAGTCCAGCCAAAACGGATATTGTAAATTAGCTTATCAGGATGGTTCTCGGGTGCCTCGAACGTGGCATGCTGAGAACCTTAGATTGTATTACCCTTAA
- the LOC113755236 gene encoding LOW QUALITY PROTEIN: UDP-glycosyltransferase 90A1-like (The sequence of the model RefSeq protein was modified relative to this genomic sequence to represent the inferred CDS: inserted 1 base in 1 codon; substituted 1 base at 1 genomic stop codon) has product MAPPPHVLLFPFMSKGHMIPSLHLAQLLHHRHGAVITIVTTPANHSIISNFFSNFHNKISTVILPFPXNIDGIPPGVESTDKLPSMSLFISFLKATKLMKPHFEQTLNTLPNLTFMITDGFLHWTLDSAQKFSIPRLVFYGTGIYATTLVQVVGPTSLLQRGKSDTEEISFPGDDFPWIKFTRNDFDPKIAYPERDTEYFQLVLEHGRATMHSYGLLVNSFYELESIFLDYWNKKCVPRAWSIGPLCLAAQPSKAAGQKPSWIQWLDEKLPQKNPVLYISFGSQAEISKEQLEEVKIALEKSGVNFLWIVRGNDQSDSSDGFENRVKDRGIVVKEWIDQRQILDHKSVQGFLSHCGWNSVIESICAKVPILAWPMLAEQPLNAKMVVEEIKIGXRVKTCDGTLNGLVKWETLKMAVKELMEEESGKEVRKNAKEVGEIAIKAMEEGGSSRSSLSQVMNELSDLQAKRIA; this is encoded by the exons ATGGCTCCCCCTCCTCATGTTTTGTTGTTTCCATTCATGTCCAAAGGCCACATGATTCCATCCTTGCACTTAGCTCAGCTCCTCCACCACCGCCACGGCGCTGTAATAACAATTGTAACCACCCCTGCAAACCATTCCATCATCTCTAATTTCTTCTCTAACTTCCACAACAAAATCTCTACAGTCATCCTCCCTTTCCCCTAGAACATCGACGGAATACCACCAGGCGTTGAAAGTACCGATAAACTTCCATCCATGTCTctatttatttcctttcttaAAGCCACCAAATTGATGAAACCCCACTTCGAACAAACCTTAAACACACTCCCAAATCTCACATTCATGATAACCGATGGCTTCCTACATTGGACACTTGACTCTGCCCAGAAGTTCAGTATCCCAAGGCTTGTTTTCTATGGTACAGGCATTTATGCCACGACTTTGGTTCAAGTTGTAGGCCCGACTTCTCTGCTCCAACGAGGAAAATCAGACACTGAAGAAATCAGTTTTCCTGGGGATGATTTTCCATGGATCAAGTTCACAAGAAATGACTTTGACCCAAAAATTGCCTATCCAGAACGTGATACTGAGTACTTCCAACTTGTCTTGGAGCATGGCAGAGCAACAATGCATAGCTATGGCCTTCTCGTCAACAGCTTCTACGAGCTTGAGTCCATTTTCCTGGACTATTGGAACAAAAAATGTGTCCCCAGAGCATGGTCAATTGGACCTCTCTGCCTAGCTGCCCAGCCGTCAAAAGCAGCCGGCCAGAAACCTTCGTGGATTCAGTGGCTAGACGAAAAACTACCACAGAAGAATCCTGTTTTATACATTTCGTTTGGATCACAGGCAGAGATATCTAAGGAGCAATTGGAGGAGGTTAAAATCGCATTGGAGAAATCAGGAGTGAACTTTCTGTGGATAGTTAGAGGAAATGATCAGTCAGACTCGAGTGATGGTTTTGAAAACAGAGTCAAAGACCGGGGAATAGTAGTAAAAGAGTGGATTGATCAGAGACAAATTCTTGATCACAAAAGTGTTCAGGGATTTCTAAGTCACTGTGGATGGAACTCCGTGATCGAGAGCATATGTGCAAAAGTTCCGATATTGGCTTGGCCAATGTTGGCGGAGCAGCCACTGAATGCAAAGATGGTGGTGGAGGAGATAAAGATTG ATAGGGTGAAGACTTGTGACGGGACCTTGAATGGTTTGGTTAAATGGGAGACTTTGAAAATGGCTGTAAAAGAATTGATGGAAGAAGAGTCTGGAAAAGAGGTGAGGAAGAATGCGAAGGAAGTTGGTGAAATTGCCATCAAAGCTATGGAAGAGGGTGGATCATCTAGGAGCTCATTGAGTCAGGTCATGAATGAGTTGTCAGATTTGCAGGCAAAAAGAATTGCATGA